The DNA window AGCGATTAGTATTATTCTTTTTGAAGGTGGACTTACATTAAAACTTAGTGAAATTAAGAATGTCGGACCTGTAATTTCTAAGCTCATTACAGTTGGATCTATTGTAACTTTTTTTGGCGCAGCAGTTGCTGCTCATTTTATTTTTAATTTGAGTTGGGAGATTTCATTTTTATTTTCAGGTTTAATTATTGTTACTGGACCTACAGTAATTACGCCAATTCTAAGAAATATTCCTCTTAAAAAAGACGTGTCTGCGGTTTTGAAATGGGAAGGTATTTTAATTGACCCAATTGGAGCATTAGTTGCCGTATTAGTTTATGAATTTATTAGTGTTGATGCAGGAGGAGAATTTACTAAAACAGCACTTATTGAATTTGGTAAAATAGTATTGTTTGGTTCTACATTTGGATTCACATTTGCCCATGCACTTAATTTTATTCTGAACAGAAAGTTAGTTCCACATTATTTAATGAACGTATTTTCATTAGCTGCGGTATTAGGTGTTTTTGTATTGTCTGACACCTTTGCTCATGAGTCTGGTTTGTTAGCCGTTGTAGTAATGGGAATGGTTTTAGGGAATTCCAATTCTCCATTTTTAAAAGACATTTTATATTTTAAAGAATCACTTAGTGTATTACTTATTTCAATACTTTTTATTTTACTAGCCGCTAATATTAATTTTGATGAATTATTATTAATTTATAACTGGAAAACCGCGTTGCTTTTTGCAGCTGTAGTTTTTATCATAAGACCTTTTGGAGTGTTTTTAAGTACATATGGATCAAAGCTAAAACTAAATGAAAAGTTATTTATAAGTTGGGTTGGTCCTCGTGGTATTGTAGCAGCTGGTATTGCTTCACTTTTTGGTCTTAAACTAGCAAGTAAAGGTGTCGCTGGAGCCGAATATATAACACCATTAGTGTTTGTGATTGTTTTAGGAACCGTATTATTAAATGCGACTACAGCGCGTTTATTTGCTAAGGTAGTTGGTGTGTTTTTAACAAAATCTGATGGAATTTTAATTATTGGAGCCTCAAAAGTATCTCGATTATTAGGACACTATTTAGAGTCAAATGGTAGACATGTAGTGTTAATAGATAGCAACCAAAATAATATAGCTAAAGCAAAAGAATTAGGTTTAGAAGCTTTGAGTACTAATATTTATTCGGAGACATTGACTGATAATATTGAATTGAATGCTGTTGGATATTTAATGGCAATGACAGGTAATTCAGACATTAATAAGTATGCAATTAATAAATTTAGTAAACAGTTTGGAGAAAATGGTTCTTTTAGATTGGTTACAACGGATGAAATGAACAACTCTGAAAACAATCCTAAAGAAGGTTTGTTTTCACATACTGATGATTATAGTCGATTAACAGAAGTTACACGCAAATTCCCTTCTATACAAGAAATAGAAATTAATAATAAGGAGCATTATGATAGTCTGATTGAAATCACAAATAGTGATAAAGACATGATTCCTTTATTTTTAAAAGATGATGATTCCGAACTCCACATCATTTCATCTTATAATACTAATGTTGATAGTATTGGAGAAAAATGTAAATTAGTTTATTTAGGAAAGCCATTTGATGTTGAAGCGGTTGCAAATGAAGATTAATCATTCAACTTCAAAACAGCCATAAATGCTTGCTGTGGAATTTCAACATTTCCTACTTGACGCATGCGTTTTTTACCTTTTTTCTGTTTCTCTAAAAGCTTACGTTTACGTGAAATATCTCCACCATAACATTTTGCAGTTACATCTTTACGCAAGGCTTTAATTGTTTCTCTAGAAATTATTTTAGCACCAATTGCTGCTTGAATAGGAATATCAAACTGTTGTCTTGGGATAAGTTCTTTTAGTTTTTCACACATTTTCTTCCCAATGTTTTGTGCATTATCTGTATGAATTAAAGCAGATAGTGCATCTACGGTTTGTGCATTTAATAAAATATCTAATCGAACCAATTTAGAAACTTTCATTCCAATAGGCGAATAATCAAAAGAAGCATAGCCCTTAGATACTGTTTTAAGACGATCATAAAAATCGAAAACAATTTCTGCAAGTGGCATTTCAAAAGTTAATTCAACACGTTCTGTTGTTAAATAAGTTTGATTTAAAACCATTCCACGTTTCTCGATACAAAGCGACATGACATTTCCAACAAAATCTGCTTTTGTTATAATAGTCGCTTTAATAAACGGCTCTTCAACACGATTTACAGTTGTAGGCTCAGGTAAATCGGAAGGATTATTTACAATAAAAGCTTCATCTGGATTTTTATTTGTGTAAGCATGATACGACACGTTAGGAACTGTAGTTATAACAGTCATGTCAAATTCCCGCTCTAAACGTTCTTGAATAATTTCCATGTGAAGCATTCCTAAGAATCCACAACGGAAACCAAAACCTAAAGCTGCCGAACTTTCTGGTTGAAATACTAAAGAGGCATCATTCAATTGAAGTTTTTCCATTGAGTTACGAAGCTCTTCATAGTCTTCAGTGTCTACAGGATAAATACCAGCAAATACCATAGGTTTTACATCTTCAAACCCTTCAACGATATTGGTTGTTGGATTTGCAAAATCGGTGATGGTATCACCAACTTTTACTTCTTTAGCGGTTTTAATTCCTGTTATTAAATAACCAACATCACCAGCTTTAACACTTTTTTTAGCAACCTGATTTAATTTTAAGGTACCAACTTCATCAGCAAAATATTCTTTATCTGTAGCGACAAATTTAATTTTTTGTCCTTTTTTAATTTCACCATTAAAAACTCTAAAATAGGTTTCAATTCCTCTAAATGTATTGTAAACCGAATCAAAAATCAAGGCTTGTAATGGTGCATCAGGATCTCCTTTTGGAGCTGGAACACGTTCAATAATTGCTTTTAAAATATTATCTACACCAAAACCCGTTTTTCCACTTGCGTGAATGACCTCTTCAGGATCACAACCTAAAAGGTCAACGATATCATCTGTAACTTCTTCTGGATTCGCACTAGGTAAATCAACTTTGTTTAGTACTGGAATAATTTCTAAATCATTTTCTAAAGCAAGATATAGGTTAGAAATAGTTTGCGCTTGTATACTTTGAGCAGCATCTACAATCAATAAAGCACCTTCACAGGCAGCAATAGAGCGTGATACTTCATAAGAAAAATCAACGTGACCAGGAGTATCAATAAGATTAAGTACATATTCTTGACCTTCAAATGTATATTCCATTTGAATGGCATGTGATTTAATAGTGATACCACGTTCACGTTCCAAATCCATACTATCTAAAAGCTGGTCTTGTTTTTCACGTGCTGTAACTGCACCAGTAAAATCGAGTAAACGATCTGCTAATGTACTTTTTCCGTGGTCAATATGTGCAATAATGCAAAAATTTCTGATATACTTCATAAATCAAATCTCCTTTAAAAGATGCTGCAAATATAATTGATTTCTAACGCATAAAAAGGCATAAATGTTTACAAAACCATAAGAAGTATGGAAAATCAGTAATTTGGATTTAAAAACAAATGTTATATTGCAATTCAAAACCCTAATTAAATTTGAAATCCCTACTCAATTTTACGTTCATATTGTTATGCTCACTCTTGAGCTATGGACAGAGCCTATCTGTTTCTGGAACTATAATTGACATCGATAAGAACCCAATTGAATTCGCTAACGTTATTATATTAAATGAAGATGAGAGCGAAATTTTAAAAGGGATTTCAACGGATGATAATGGTTTTTTTAATCTTATTAATTTAGCACCTAACACTTACATATTAAAAATAAGTTATATAGGTTTTGAAGATTTTAATCAAAAGATAGTACTTACAGGTCATTTAGATTTGAGAATAATTGAACTTAATCAAGTTTCAGAAAGCTTAGATGAGGTGAGTATTTTGGTTAAGAAACCAACCATAAAACGGGAAGCTGACCGATTGGTATTCAATATTGAAAAGACTGCGCTAGTTGAAGGAAATATGCTTCAAGTCTTAAAAAGCACACCAGGTGTTTTAGTTATTGGTGATGAAATTACAGTTAAAAACACTAACCCAACAGTTTATATTAACAATCGGAAAGTCAATTTATCTTCCGAAGATTTAAATCAATTATTAACTGGATCTTCTGCAAATGCAATAAAATCTGTTGAAGTGATTACAAACCCTTCAGCGAGGTATGACGCAGAAAGTGGAGTGGTCATAAACATTGTAATGAGTAAGAACCTCATTACAGGATATAGAGGAAGTGTTTTTGCGAACTATACACAAGGTGTTTTTCCAAATTATACTGCAGGAACTAGTCATTTTTTTAAAAACGAAGACATTAGTCTTAATGTGAATTATAGTTATTCTAAAGACAAAGTTAATAGAGATGGTGATGACACGGTTAATTTTCTAAATAATTCTAATCTACTTAATCAAAGCTGGCAATCATTATCTAATAGAAATACATGGTCTGAAACCCATAATATCAATGCTAATTTTGATTACTTCATTAACGAAAGTAGTACATTAAGTGTATCTTCAAACGCTTTATATATTCCATATTTTAAATACAAAATTGCAAGTAATAACATAATTAGTGATGTTAATGGTGATTTTTTATCTCGATTTACTGCAGATAATTTATCGAGAGATAATAAGTATAACTTGGCTTTTGATATCGATTTTAGTCACAGTTTTACAAAAGGAGAATTAGCTGTAAATGCACATTATACAACTTATAATTATGAAAGAAACCAAAGTGTAATCAGTAACGCTTTTGACATAAATAATTCGTTTCTAAATGCAAGTGCTTTTAACACAAATAACAATCAAGACACTAATATTTTTGCTGGAAAAATAGATTATAGTTTACCTATAGATGACTCCTCAAATTTTGAAACAGGACTTAAGTTTTCTAGAACAAATGCAGAAAGTGATATCACACAGTTTGATGTAGATCTTAATACAGGAAATGAAACTATTGATGCTTTAAATTCTGATGCTTTTAATTACGACGAAACTATTTTCGCTGCTTATGTTAACTATGATATGAGTATCGAAAAATGGAGTGTTAATGCAGGATTACGTGTTGAACAGACTAACATTAAAGGCAATTCACCATTAACAAATATTAGCAATACACAAGACTATTTTGAATGGTTTCCAAACGCTAGTTTGCAATACAGTATTTCGGATAATTATAATGTATATGTCAACTACAAACGAAGTATTGCTCGACCAAGTTATGCGGCTTTAAATCCGTTTCAATTTTTCTTAAATGATAATTATGTGGTTTCGGGAAACCCATTTTTACAACCAACGTTTACAGATCATATCAAAGTGGGAACAAACATTACCGATTACTTTACATTTGAAGCGTATTATCAAAATTTTGATGGCGCAATTTCTGAAGTACCTAGACAAAATAACAACACAAATGATATTGAATACATTTCAGTAAATTTTGATAAAACAGTAGAATTTGGTTTTGATTTTATCACGAATTTTGATCTTACAAATCGATGGTCAGTTTATGCTGTGACCTCGTTTTATAATTTAGAAGAAGAAACAGATTTTGGACAAGGTTTTGTAACCCAAGACCAATGGTCTAATTATTCTGAATTACAAAATGATTTTACATTATTAAAAGACAATAGCTTAAATATTAGCTTTGTCTTAACTTGGGTTGGGAAAAATTTACAAGGTTTTCAAGTTGTTGACAACCGATTGTTTTCTGAATTTGCTGTTTCAAAATCTATTTTAAATAAAAAGGGCATCATATCACTTTCTGTAAGTGATTTATTCAATATGCATGATTATGATTTGTCTACTAAATACCAAAATCAGTCTAATAGACAATTTGTCGATATTGATAATCGTTATATCAGACTAGGTTTTAGATATAAATTCGGAAATACAAAACTAAACAGTAATGCTCGTGCTATTGATACCGAAGAACGAGATCGTTTAGAAAAGAAAACAAAATAATTCATCTTTTTATGTCCATCCAAAATAAGGAAGAATCTATCAATCTTGCCATTCAGCAATAAATAGATTCGTATCTCTTCCGCCTCCATTATTTCTATTAGACGAGAAGGCTAAATATTTCCCATCATTAGAAAACACAGGAAACGCATCAAAAGTTTCGCCATGCGTGACACGCTCTAGATTTTTCCCATCTAAATCAATTAAGTATAAATTGAAGGGGAATCCACGCTCAGCTTCAAAGTTTGATGAGAATAAAACTTTATTTCCTGATGGATGAAAAAACGGACTCCAATTCGCATTTCCTAAATCGGTTAGCTGACGCAAGTCACTACCATCTGCATTGCAAATGTATAATTCCATTTCTGTTGGTTCAACCAAACCTTCAGCTAATAAATCTTTATAATCTTTGATTTCTTTTTTAGTTTTAGGACGAGATGAACGGAAAATTAATTTAGTGCCATCTGGAGAAAAGAAAGCACCACCATCATAACCTAATTCATGAGTAATTTGCTTTACATCACTACCATCAATATTCATTGTGTACAATTCTAAATCGCCACTTCTTGTTGAGGTAAATACAATTTTATCGCCTTTTGGAGAGACTGTTGGTTCTGCATCATAGCCAACTTCATTCGTTAACTGCTTTACAATATTACCCTCTAAATCTGCCACAAAAATATCATAACTGTCGTAGATTGGCCAGATGTATTTTCCGTTTTTACGCAAAGGTGTGTCTGGACATTTATCTTGTTTTAAATGTGTAGACGCATAAATGATATGCTTATTGTCAGGTAAAAAATAAGCACAGGTGGTTCTTCCTTTTCCAGTACTTACCATTGGAGGTATACTCTCTTTAAAGGAGTCATCAGCATTCATTAAAAACATTTGATCACAACCAACATTCCAGGCCTTATAATTAGATTGAAATACAAGTTGTTTGTCATCAAAACTCCAATAGGCTTCCGCATTATCTCCACCAAAAGTCACTTGACGAATGGATTTAAAATGTTTTTCTTCAGGAT is part of the Psychroserpens ponticola genome and encodes:
- a CDS encoding cation:proton antiporter → MLELAGIIILGILAQWVAWKFKIPAILPLILIGLLVGPIAAEFLSEDGTKWVEPIWNGKEGLFPGESLFYFVSLAISIILFEGGLTLKLSEIKNVGPVISKLITVGSIVTFFGAAVAAHFIFNLSWEISFLFSGLIIVTGPTVITPILRNIPLKKDVSAVLKWEGILIDPIGALVAVLVYEFISVDAGGEFTKTALIEFGKIVLFGSTFGFTFAHALNFILNRKLVPHYLMNVFSLAAVLGVFVLSDTFAHESGLLAVVVMGMVLGNSNSPFLKDILYFKESLSVLLISILFILLAANINFDELLLIYNWKTALLFAAVVFIIRPFGVFLSTYGSKLKLNEKLFISWVGPRGIVAAGIASLFGLKLASKGVAGAEYITPLVFVIVLGTVLLNATTARLFAKVVGVFLTKSDGILIIGASKVSRLLGHYLESNGRHVVLIDSNQNNIAKAKELGLEALSTNIYSETLTDNIELNAVGYLMAMTGNSDINKYAINKFSKQFGENGSFRLVTTDEMNNSENNPKEGLFSHTDDYSRLTEVTRKFPSIQEIEINNKEHYDSLIEITNSDKDMIPLFLKDDDSELHIISSYNTNVDSIGEKCKLVYLGKPFDVEAVANED
- the lepA gene encoding translation elongation factor 4 produces the protein MKYIRNFCIIAHIDHGKSTLADRLLDFTGAVTAREKQDQLLDSMDLERERGITIKSHAIQMEYTFEGQEYVLNLIDTPGHVDFSYEVSRSIAACEGALLIVDAAQSIQAQTISNLYLALENDLEIIPVLNKVDLPSANPEEVTDDIVDLLGCDPEEVIHASGKTGFGVDNILKAIIERVPAPKGDPDAPLQALIFDSVYNTFRGIETYFRVFNGEIKKGQKIKFVATDKEYFADEVGTLKLNQVAKKSVKAGDVGYLITGIKTAKEVKVGDTITDFANPTTNIVEGFEDVKPMVFAGIYPVDTEDYEELRNSMEKLQLNDASLVFQPESSAALGFGFRCGFLGMLHMEIIQERLEREFDMTVITTVPNVSYHAYTNKNPDEAFIVNNPSDLPEPTTVNRVEEPFIKATIITKADFVGNVMSLCIEKRGMVLNQTYLTTERVELTFEMPLAEIVFDFYDRLKTVSKGYASFDYSPIGMKVSKLVRLDILLNAQTVDALSALIHTDNAQNIGKKMCEKLKELIPRQQFDIPIQAAIGAKIISRETIKALRKDVTAKCYGGDISRKRKLLEKQKKGKKRMRQVGNVEIPQQAFMAVLKLND
- a CDS encoding TonB-dependent receptor domain-containing protein, yielding MKSLLNFTFILLCSLLSYGQSLSVSGTIIDIDKNPIEFANVIILNEDESEILKGISTDDNGFFNLINLAPNTYILKISYIGFEDFNQKIVLTGHLDLRIIELNQVSESLDEVSILVKKPTIKREADRLVFNIEKTALVEGNMLQVLKSTPGVLVIGDEITVKNTNPTVYINNRKVNLSSEDLNQLLTGSSANAIKSVEVITNPSARYDAESGVVINIVMSKNLITGYRGSVFANYTQGVFPNYTAGTSHFFKNEDISLNVNYSYSKDKVNRDGDDTVNFLNNSNLLNQSWQSLSNRNTWSETHNINANFDYFINESSTLSVSSNALYIPYFKYKIASNNIISDVNGDFLSRFTADNLSRDNKYNLAFDIDFSHSFTKGELAVNAHYTTYNYERNQSVISNAFDINNSFLNASAFNTNNNQDTNIFAGKIDYSLPIDDSSNFETGLKFSRTNAESDITQFDVDLNTGNETIDALNSDAFNYDETIFAAYVNYDMSIEKWSVNAGLRVEQTNIKGNSPLTNISNTQDYFEWFPNASLQYSISDNYNVYVNYKRSIARPSYAALNPFQFFLNDNYVVSGNPFLQPTFTDHIKVGTNITDYFTFEAYYQNFDGAISEVPRQNNNTNDIEYISVNFDKTVEFGFDFITNFDLTNRWSVYAVTSFYNLEEETDFGQGFVTQDQWSNYSELQNDFTLLKDNSLNISFVLTWVGKNLQGFQVVDNRLFSEFAVSKSILNKKGIISLSVSDLFNMHDYDLSTKYQNQSNRQFVDIDNRYIRLGFRYKFGNTKLNSNARAIDTEERDRLEKKTK
- a CDS encoding TolB family protein, producing MKYLYVLVFCVLIFNCKNDKKTNLESEKDAQIQTVETTKDSLIYPEEKHFKSIRQVTFGGDNAEAYWSFDDKQLVFQSNYKAWNVGCDQMFLMNADDSFKESIPPMVSTGKGRTTCAYFLPDNKHIIYASTHLKQDKCPDTPLRKNGKYIWPIYDSYDIFVADLEGNIVKQLTNEVGYDAEPTVSPKGDKIVFTSTRSGDLELYTMNIDGSDVKQITHELGYDGGAFFSPDGTKLIFRSSRPKTKKEIKDYKDLLAEGLVEPTEMELYICNADGSDLRQLTDLGNANWSPFFHPSGNKVLFSSNFEAERGFPFNLYLIDLDGKNLERVTHGETFDAFPVFSNDGKYLAFSSNRNNGGGRDTNLFIAEWQD